One region of Eupeodes corollae chromosome 1, idEupCoro1.1, whole genome shotgun sequence genomic DNA includes:
- the LOC129948926 gene encoding uncharacterized protein LOC129948926, whose amino-acid sequence MNNVSPFLLQRVIAKVSGPIDQCTRLRDGKILLKTKTLSQANKLIKLKTLNPFIKISISEHETLNGSKGVAHCPQFNSLSRDEILDGLKDQLVIDFKRIKTKNPTNNKYEEGNLYIFHFSSYDLPKEISVCYDNIKIRPYIPAPLRCTTCLRFGHITVNCTAEKKCANCSQTFHSNSGEDEMEKCNRPPFCINYQLNHNALSTSCIKYVHEREVQKIKALERVSIKEAIKRHRERLQTSTSPPTTTIKNQNCQCRCTCKAKEKETTPKVSQKNNTTTTLAEQPNNVETNKRVKEAESASSLSTSSSNDQPPIKIIDTGRERISILPTKLSTRKKRELKKQNKTDKNNKMEVSSLSSLNLSDHE is encoded by the coding sequence ATGAATAACGTTTCCCCTTTTTTGCTACAACGCGTGATTGCTAAGGTAAGTGGTCCCATCGATCAGTGCACTCGTTTGCGTGATGGAAAGATTttgcttaaaacaaaaacactatcCCAAGCTAACAAGCTcataaagcttaaaactctAAATCCCTTcatcaaaatttcaatatcgGAACATGAGACCCTAAACGGAAGTAAAGGTGTAGCACACTGTCCTCAGTTTAACTCCTTATCAAGAGATGAAATACTTGATGGATTAAAAGACCAACtcgtaattgattttaaaagaatcaaaactaaaaacccaACCAACAATAAGTACGAAGAAGGGaatctttatatttttcatttttcatcatACGACCTTCCTAAAGAAATTAGCGTTTGCTACGATAACATTAAAATCAGGCCATATATCCCCGCACCGCTACGTTGCACTACATGTCTAAGGTTTGGACATATAACTGTTAATTGCACTGCCGAAAAAAAATGTGCCAACTGCTCCCAAACTTTCCATAGCAACAGCGGAGAAGATGAGATGGAGAAATGTAACAGACCACCTTTTTGCATCAATTACCAACTTAACCATAATGCCCTTTCAACGTCTTGCATTAAATACGTCCATGAAAGAGAGGTGCAAAAAATCAAGGCATTAGAACGAGTCAGCATCAAAGAAGCAATCAAAAGACATAGAGAACGACTACAAACCTCGACATCTCCACCTACCACCaccatcaaaaatcaaaattgccAATGCCGCTGCACCTGTAAGGCAAAAGAGAAAGAAACAACACCTAAAGTCTCCCAGAAAaacaatacaacaacaacacttgCAGAACAACCAAATAATGTAGAAACAAACAAACGTGTGAAAGAAGCAGAATCTGCGTCATCattatcaacatcatcatcgaaTGACCAACCACCCATTAAAATCATTGACACAGGAAGAGAGAGAATTTCTATTCTTCCAACTAAGCTAAGTACACGAAAGAAAagagaacttaaaaaacaaaataaaaccgacaaaaataataagatgGAAGTAAGCAGCTTATCCAGTTTAAATCTAAGCGATCATGAGTAA